The Peromyscus maniculatus bairdii isolate BWxNUB_F1_BW_parent chromosome 6, HU_Pman_BW_mat_3.1, whole genome shotgun sequence genomic interval AGTTTGAGATCAAACTACATAGTAGTTCCAGACAAGCctgccaacctgagctacagagtgagactcctGTTTCAAAGTGgaagggggtgctggagagatagttccATGGCTAAGAGAACTGACTATTCGTCCAGAGGACCAtggtttgagtctcagcacccatattgagtggctcacaaccattcttAATTTCCGTTCCAAAGAATCCAATgcccatcttctggcctctgtagacaacagacatgcatgtgatacacatacatgtatacaggcaaaccacttatacatataaaaataaattgaaaagaaaatttaagaaaagagaaaagatagtCAAAAATGCTTTTTCTTTCACCATTgtgtttctttctactttttcaaCAGAGAGTGAATTTTAAATCTTCCCCATGGGTTCCTGAACTCAGTGATCTCAATCCCGAACTCTCTCTTCCACCACACTGAGGCATTAAAATGTTCTTCCTAAATGAGTTTATTTTCATGGGATTTGacttctccctctttttcctGCTGTCATCCCTTCCTTAGACATTCCTCACTTctatttggtttttctctgttttcccaCTATTGTTCCCATCCCCACTGTTTGTGTGGCATCTGTAATGGAGCACATGGACCTACTTAGGTCActacaaaggaagagaaagcacATCACAGGCAGAACAGGAAGCTCTCCATCCATGGATGCTGCATCTGCAGATTCACTCAGTCACAGgctgaaaatattcagaaaataaagTCTGTATTGGCCATGTAGAGGCCCTCTTTTTTCTTGTCACTGTTCCCCCAAACAATATAGTAGGACAGTACTTACATTGTACTGTTAGAATTATACTAAGTTAATTTAGGTATTATTTAGAGTATTGTAAAGGGTGCTAAGCACAGGTTATATGAATACTACATCATTTTATATAAGCAACTTGAGAAGGAGCAGGTTTTGGTGAACACTGAGGCAGTGAGTCATTTCCCCCCAGACACTGAGGGACAACCGTACACAGAGTATCCCAAGCCAGGTCAGAGGCTACATATTGGGCAAGTAATGATACCTGACTCTCCTTGTGGTGCTCTTGTTTACCCACAGATATGACAGACACCAACAAGATGACCATCAATTTGGCTGTCTTTGGCAGGACTCAGAGTGGGAAGAGTTCAGCAGGGAATACTCTTTTGGGAAGTGCTGACTTCTACAGCAGTTTCTCTCCAGGCTCTGTAACTGAAGACTGCCACCTGGGCCGCAGCTGTCACCTCCACAGCTTCATGCGTCGAGGGGGACAAGAAGTAACCCTGCAGATACAGGTCCTGGACACTCCAGGGTATCCACACAGCAAGCTGAGCATGAGACATGTGAAGCAGGAAGTCAAGAAGGCCCTGGCACATCACTTTGGACAAGAGGGTCTCCATCTTGCTCTGCTCGTCCAGAGAGCAGATGTGCCTTTCTTCGGACAGGAAGCACCTAACCCAGTCCAGTTGATCCAGGTAATAGAAAGGTGCAATTATGCTGGCATCATTATCGATTCAGGTACTATAAAGATGCAATTATATTGACACCATTATCCCCACCTGGGGGCATTATCTTCATAGGCAAGGCCCAGGAACAAACTGGTTCAGAAGATACTTGAGCTACAAAGTGCAAATCCTACAGCAACAGTCAGTAAAAAGTGACTTGATTTTCTACTGGTTCTATTTTGTAATTTCCTTTAGAGTCGTggctctcaactttcctaatgctgcgaccctttaatacagtttctcatgtgtgacccccaaccataaaattattttattgctacttcatagctgtaattttgctactgttatgaattgtagtgtaaatatctgatacactgGATGCCTGACAAGAGGCACCAAGGGGTCACAACAAcattgagaactgctgttttGGATCATAGGCAGAAAGTTTTAGACACTAATTTCCAGAAGGTAAGCCTTAAATCCTTAAGAACCTTGGCCTTGACTAAGTTTGTACTAGGTAACTCTTGGACCATCTGCACCAGAATCAGCTGGGCAACTTGTTAAAAACACAGATTTGCCCATGACTATTGAAATAGCATCTCAAGAGTGAGACTTGCATGTCTGCATTTCCATGTTGTTATATAGGTTTATTAAAACAAGGTGAGTTCAAAACTACCAATGGAATACCCACACACCATGCAACATCAAGGGGGACAATTTGCTATAATTCATCAACAAATGCATTTTTACCCACTGATGGTGCTGAGTGCTTGTAGGGACAGGAGACCCAATTACAAAAAGCTTATAATCTACAAGAGGCAAATAAATGTCAGAAATGACAATGGTGTTAACTCCAAAGTAGTGTAATGTGTTAGAGGAGTTATGCAAGACTTAGCATCAAAATAAATGTTGCAGGAAGACCATGCATAACGTAGGACAGTACTTACATTGTACGGTTAGAATTATACTAAGTATAATCTAAATATCATTTAGAGTATTATAAAGGTACTGAGCTTAGGTTATATGAATactacattattttatataagaaacCCGGGAACAAACAGGTTTTGCTAAATGCTGGGACAGTGAGTCATTCTCCCATAGACACTGAGGAACAACTGTACACAAACATCCCAGGCCAGGTCAGAGGCTACACATAGATACCTAACTCTCTTTGTGGTGCCTTTGTTTACTCACAGCTATGACAGATGTTCAGATGAAGGACTTTCCCCCTTTAACAGGAAATGACAAAAGATTGATCCAAATGGCAGATACACAATGTGTAAATACAAGAAAGAAATCTGCAGTTTCCCATGTTTTCCTGCCATGGCAGCCATAGAAAATTCTCCATTACAGTCATGAACTACAAAGACTTTAGACAGAACCAAAATAATACATGCTGCATCTATTTAtactcatttatttgttcatttggcaTTAGATACTAAGTCcggagctttatttattagacagTCCAGCAAAGGAGCTAGGTAAGGAGAAGGGCTTTGGAGGAATAAAGAGGAGGGTATATATGAATACTACAAAGAATACTGTAGGGAAAAGGCCTATATATAATTACTTACAATTCCTAGAAATTATTCATTGACCTACTCCATTCTGGTCTAGCTCCATTCTCTAGAGAGGGTTCACTCAAATTTACTACTTGGGACTGCCCTAGTCACTGTGTTCAGGTAAAGAACTTTCCCCCTTTAACTAACATTTAAGACAAAAGATTGCCCCAAACAGCAGACACACATTTTGTTTCTCCGCAGTTATGCGTGTTTGTAAAGTGTGTGGGAAAGTAGCAGTGGAAAACTTAGAGTGACAAGAGCAAACCATTCACCTTCCAACTCCTGAAGATTCGAGTCATGTTGTCAACAGTAAACAAGATGTCGTAATTAAGATACAGCATGAAATCTAAGGCAACGACacagctccccaccccacactACGAAAACCTGTGTTTCAAAGCATTTCTGGTAGGAATCAAGTAGCAGGAACCTGCACCCAAACATCAGGATAATTTTAAGAACAGATTTAATATCCACTTAAGGCTGCTTTACATAAGTTCAGTAAATTCACAAACAACTACTTCTCAAAAGCCATCCTGATTCTCTCCATATATATCATTATTCTTCCCTGTGAGACACTATGCTGAGGCCAAAAGGATTTCAATAttatacattttgaaaatagattcttccaGTGTTAGTATACAGAACATTATAATCCACTGTTTTGCTGCAAGGCAATTTAACTCACCCTTGTCTCTTTTGAAATGGAACCTGCATAACTTTCTCCAAAAGCTGCCTTCCTTAAGTCATTGTCTATGTCAGGAGTTGAAGACAAATAGGAGATGGGTGTGAACAAAGTTCAGatcctattttgttttgttttgttttttctaggataaataatttctctttttttctgaatatcAGCAGACAAGACTTATCAATCCTCAGAGTGGCCCATGAGTGCTGGAAGTTGTTGCAGACCTGTTTGGGGTCTCTCTTGCTCTTCTTTCTGGTGATGGTCTCTGAGGCCCAGACTGAATGCTTATGACTTTCTTCCTGAAGGTGCCTCAGATACCCATGGTAGCCAGCTGTGTGTGCTCACAGATCAGGAGCAGCTGCCAGATGTCTTGACATTCGACAGGACCAAGAGAAGCTGTTTAAGGGGTTGTTAAGGTTCATGGGTTCCAGGCATGCCCTGGATTTCGTTTTCTTCTTGGCTGATAAACAAGGAGAACGGAGTAACTGTCCTTTCCCTTTCCGGGTaagggggggcagggggagtccTGGCATGGAAGGCCTGGCCTCGTCCTCCCTGTGCCTTTCTGTTGTCTCCTGGTTTGTGCTTTAAGATTTTGCTTTAATATTTGTCATAGGCTGCCAGCTGTGATGATTAAAGCATTCTTCCAAatgatctttttctttatttatattagGTCCATACTAGAGATGTCAGTGAGTTGTATCCTCcaaaatgggaaaggaaaggaatgacTCATATGAGCGTTAGTGGGAATATTATTTGAATATTAAGAAGAAAATCCACAAATGTATCAGAGAAGACATAATAGTCTCCTCCAATACAGATGCAGCATGCAGGAGACAAAGTCGCTCTAGGGACTGAAACTACGAACTGACTAGAGTTTATATTCTTTTGTACAATCATGGGCAGTATTACTATTGTGAACAAGCAGGCTTCGAGAATATATTGTTGTCTTAGAATTAACCACTCAGCTGTTGATGCTGCCGGTGGTGGCTCATAATACAACAGGCTCACAAAGGCCAGTGATGGGCCTGCGAGTACTAGACAAATCTCACGGGTCTATTCAGCAGTTAGAACTTACTCAAAGATAAGCCTGATGTTACTAGCCTTTCTCGGTTTTAGTCTCAGTCCCATCACCAAAGATGCTGATTTCATTGATATTAAAGACTTCTACACACTAGTGTTAGTAAATCTGACGTGCTTAGCGCTGAGATCACCTTACAAAGGAGAGCCACTGAAAATGGCAAAGCAGCACTGTTAGGACTGCTGCTCATGTACGCTGAGATGACCACTCATTCCAGTGAACCCCAGAGAGGGGTGGCTTATTACAGAGGTGAAGGACATGGTTTCTGTGTCCAGGCTCCTTCTTAGCTGCTTGTTTGCACCATGACCTTGGGCAAGTAACTTCTCTGAACCTCATTGGTTAGCAGCAAGTGATGAGAGTATCTATTTAACTGGTTTCCTTTTGGACTGTGACATGGTCTCAGCAGTAGTAAATCCTTTAACTAAGACACTGGCACGGAAGTGTACCATAAAAGTTTAGCTGTGGGaattatcattttatattatgATTAGTCAAGGCTCTGACAGGCAGGGACCTTTTCTTAACATTTCATAAGGCCTGCCAATAATCAGCAATGTGACCACATGACTTCCATCAAGCCATTTAACATCACAAGGCCTTAATACTCTCGTGTTTAAAATGAGATGATTTGGATAGATGCTTTCTTGTGTTGAATATTCCCTGAATCTGACTTGAGGAGTTTTCATTCAGCTTTGACTACCTGGAAAGGAAAATGTGGCACTTTAAAGAGAGATGAGACTAAGggaatagcacacacacacacacacacacacacacacacacacacacacacacgaccctcTTGTTCCATGATAACTTTTTTTCTCAGCTGATGTAATTGTTGGCTTTTTTTCTAAAGTTTCCCCCTAAAAAGTCCAGATGCTATGATTTCATCAACCACAAACAAATGGGGCAGGGCTGGTGAGGTCCTGAGAAAATGAACCATTCCTGGAAAACAAAGTTTATATTCTAACTAGTTGTCCCAAAAGGACTAGATGGACTCATACCTGTGAGCACCATGAAACCAAACCATCCGTGGTTGTAGCATTTTCATTCGGCTTGGTACTATATTGAAACTATTAACACCAGATAAATTACTTCTACTTATTCTGCTCTtgaatttcttttgagacattgATCAACTCTGATTGTTCATTCTCTGAGTCCACAGAGACCATGCTTGGCCCCTGACATGATGACTATCTTTAAGTGACACTATTTTCAAACATTCAACTATTTTCTGGCCAAAGACCAATCGAAAGATTATAAAGTAAATCAGCCATTCTTTTCTGGTTTGGGCAGTAACTCAAAAGTGAATTTTCTCTCACAGTTTAAGAGATAAGTATCCTTTCATAAAAAATTACCAGTCTATTAGAACTTCTTCGTGGCTGAACACTTGGACTTGTGAGTGGCATGGAGTTCAATGCTTCCACTCATCTGCCCTGAATGAGGTAACTTTGAAGTATAGGAACCAcctgaagggaaaagggggaaggCATGTTGTTGCAAAGTCAGGAACTGAGAGAATGATGCTacttactttttaaagtattaacTTAGTAAGAAAAGAATCATGTTATGATATGTACACCCAGAAAGGGATGTtgtacaaaataatattttagcatGTACTTCTATTACAATGATAACTCAGAACTATTTCATGGCAGGTATGGTCTAGGTACCAACCAAAGCCATCAGGATGGTGGGTCTGGTGGTGCTCAAGAGCTAAGAATACAAGTTATTTACAAACTTGTACATAAACATCTTAGTATCATGACAATCAGTATGGCACAGTAATGGTACACTGAGGCTCCAAATGCAAGAAACTTTCAGCCTGAAGTGTGATCAAGGGTCAATATCCGTACCTGAGTGGAAATAAGATCCCAATACCATACAACCCCTACTCTTACATTatgtaaattctttattttatgattatctatcatcatcattattaggctatgtgtatgtatttatgcacaGGGGCCATAGTatgagtgtagaggtcagaggtcaacttggcTTTTGAGGAAGTTCTaaggatctaactcaggtcatcatgttaCTGGAATTTTGGGGACCCTTTCATGTTGGCCTCATGAAACAGGGGAAACCCAGGTCCCTTCTTGAGGATCTCAGTCTCAATAATATACTTTAAGAATGATTCAAACGaaagctcaaggacaattttattagagctAAAAGACCAAAATAGAGCGGATAAGTTGCAAACTTCAGCAGCTACTTGAAGGAGCagaatggaggagggaaggaaaaagccaTGCCCTTTAAACCAGTGTGGAAGTCGGACATATGGTGGGAAAGCAGCCACTTGGTGGGAAGGATGCTGTAGAGAAAGAGTAAGAGAGCCCCCAAACGCTGGGGAAGCTCCAAGTGTTAGGGAGAGCATACTTTTAAAAGAGACTGAAGGAAGCATGGCCATGGCCGGGTAAGCTACCTCACTGTGAGTtggggattctgggaaggaaaggcaCAGCATctcattaaaaaggaaattatttcacCTATTGCTTTAGCATGACTTAGGTGAGTCCACCTTCCAAGGGGGGGTCCCTTGGCCTGGCCTAGCTGGGACATTAGGTCGCTACTCAGGCCAGAGAGCCTGTTCTTTTAATGAGAACAAGCTTTCTCCTGATGAGGCTTTAGTGTTACCCAGACAAACAGGCTCAGACTGTGAGCActtttatcccctgagccatcttgcaggcccaTGCTAATTCCTTTGTAGCAAATAACAGGTATTTATTGTCTCTTAGTTCATGAGGTCAGAAGTCTGAAATCACAGATTTGGCAAGGTTTGTTTCTTCTGAGAGCCGAGAGCAAATGATGTGTCCCAGGCCTTCTCCTGGACTATTTTCTCCTGCACACGACTATTTCCAGGGTCCATGACCTTCTCCTTATatttgtgtctctgtttaaattttCCTGTTTTATAAGGACATCAATAATTTTGGACCAGGAGCTAACCTAATGACTTTTCCTTAAATTAATCACATCTTTATGACACtctttccaaataaggtcacattctgagGGACTGGGGATTGGGACTTGGCATATGAATTAGGGGGAGGACACAGTTCAACCCTAATGTCACTGTTCATGCACAATGCTGCCTGTGTCTCCTCTCGATCAGAGATATGTACAGCACACTGCAAGCACAACAGAGTCCTATGAATGTTCTTTATTCTGACACGCCATGCGTTGTCGACATCAGATAGATACTTAGATTTATAGAGTTATGGTCTTTAGTGGTTGAGCAAACATGAATTTTCGAATGAACTTGGATTGAAAAACACACAAGAATGTGATAAATGAAACTCAGCTTTGAGCAATCCTTATGTATTTACTGTTAAGGTAATGCTGTCTGATAGATTGATCCTGAAAAGTCATCTcatgttttttgaaacaggatgttTTAGGAGAACCTGTAACTCTGTGATGTAGGTAGACAAATTCCAATGAGGTACAGGATGTTTTAGGGGAACCTGTCACTCTGTAATGTAGGTAGACAAATTCTGATGAGGTACAGGATGCTTTCAGGAAACCTCTAACTCTTTGGTGCAGGTAGACAAATTCTGATAAGGTACAGGATGTTTTGGGGAAACTGTAACTCTGCAATGTAGGTAGACAAATTGTGATCAGGTGAGAGCAAACAGGTAGACTCATCCCTACAGAAATTTGCTCTGAATGCAGAGTGAAAGCACAGACTGTAAGAAATCTACCACAGTGAGCTATAAAACTCAGTAGTACAGGGTTATGTCCCAGAGAATAAATTCAGAACTGAATCCCCAAAACCAGACTAACTATGTCTGCTATTTGACTCAACAAAGAGGATCCAAATTCCAAAACATTCAGCAGATATTGCAGAGAGTTCACAGTGTGCTGGAACCCTGGGATGACAATGCAGACACAGACCGTGCCTTCAAAGAGGTCACTAAGTTTCAGtgacatatgtataaataaatggcTCTGATAAAAGCCAGACTGTTCCCAGGAGTTGTAATTAGTATTCATAGCCATAGATAGCTCTAAAATCCCTGTCTCAGAGTTTTTATATTAGACCTGCTTGTCCTAATTCCTTCCTTCACTTCCTCTttactttcctcctttcctcccaccctTCCCTTCATTTTACTCCACTATAAATACCAACCATGTATTTGCTGTATACAGTGAGACATAGCTTTCCCGTTTCAATGAAAATATTACTAATGTATAGTTTAGCCTCTCCATGTGTCAGTTTTCGATGTCACAACAGGAACAGTAATAGTATTATGGCAAAGATTCATGTTGAACATCAAAAAGTTATGCGTGGAAAAGCATGGCAGTGCTTGCCTCcaacccagcactagggaggcaaaagCAGGGTTGGTATGTTTGAGGTCGGCCGTGGGGAGCAGAGAAAgaatctgtctcagaaaactcaAACCACACCAACCCAAACTGAAGAGAgaacaggaggggaggggggaggaggcagga includes:
- the Gimd1 gene encoding GTPase IMAP family member GIMD1, with translation MTDTNKMTINLAVFGRTQSGKSSAGNTLLGSADFYSSFSPGSVTEDCHLGRSCHLHSFMRRGGQEVTLQIQVLDTPGYPHSKLSMRHVKQEVKKALAHHFGQEGLHLALLVQRADVPFFGQEAPNPVQLIQELLGDSWKNYTAVLFTHAEKIEEAGISEDEYLHEASDTLLTLLNSVQRRYAFLYEKGNLCNEQRFQVLERIMEFIKENHYQVLSFT